One Engystomops pustulosus chromosome 11, aEngPut4.maternal, whole genome shotgun sequence DNA window includes the following coding sequences:
- the LOC140106433 gene encoding peroxisomal N(1)-acetyl-spermine/spermidine oxidase-like — protein METRPKLLLLCAQLLAVFSDPGSEERLEAMAAPGPRVLIIGAGISGIAAAEKLHRHGLQNTQILEATGRTGGRIRSQRFAKGLVEIGAQWIHGPSQGNPVFRLAAQFGLLGSDALLEENQKMNFDGYTSANPVIYSSSGKKLSPDVFANITELYHTWLEKTRNITDGGCTPEDSVGRFIRQKIVQSSPDWDKELADINMAFLRGLLNMECCSSGTHSMDYVALCPFGEYTTFPGLDCTFPKGYESLVNQMKAPLPGGSVLLNKAVQSIHWNGSFPGEDSHIYPVKVMCEDGDSFVADHVIVTVPLGFLKKQSSDFFSPPLPPSKTQAIKNLGFGTNNKILLEFEKPFWEANTTVIQLLWEGDSPLTEPKKDLKKNWMRKLPVFVVLEPPEHLGHVLCGFLAGEESEFMETLTEEEILSSMTDLFRRFTGRQL, from the exons ATGGAGACCCGACCCAAACTTCTCTTACTCTGCGCCCAGCTGCTCGCTGTATTCTCGGACCCCGGCAGTGAGGAGCGGCTGGAGGCCATGGCTGCTCCGGGACCGCGAGTGCTGATCATCGGCGCCGGCATCTCCGGCATCGCCGCGGCAGAGAAGCTGCACAGACACGGCCTCCAGAACACGCAGATCCTGGAGGCCACGGGGAGGACCGGAGGCCGCATCCGCAGCCAGAGATTCG ctAAAGGCCTGGTTGAGATTGGGGCCCAGTGGATTCATGGACCATCTCAGGGTAACCCCGTCTTCCGGCTGGCAGCTCAGTTCGGCCTATTAGGCTCCGATGCCTTGCTTGAGGAGAATCAAAAAATGAATTTTGATGGCTATACGTCTGCCAACCCAGTTATCTATAGTAGTTCAGGGAAAAAACTCAGCCCTGATGTGTTTGCCAATATTACAGAATTGTATCACACTTGgctggaaaaaacacggaatatTACCGATGGTGGCTGCACTCCTGAAGACAGCGTGGGACGTTTTATCCGACAGAAGATTGTCCAAAGCTCACCGGATTGGGATAAAGAACTGGCTGATATTAATATGGCTTTCCTGAGGGGGTTACTTAATATGGAATGCTGTTCAAGTGGGACCCACAGTATGGACTATGTGGCGCTCTGCCCCTTTGGAGAATATACAACGTTTCCAGGCCTTGACTGCACTTTTCCTAA GGGATATGAAAGCCTTGTAAACCAGATGAAGGCCCCACTCCCGGGTGGCAGCGTGTTATTAAACAAGGCAGTACAGAGCATTCACTGGAATGGATCTTTCCCTGGTGAAGATTCCCACATATATCCGGTGAAGGTGATGTGTGAGGATGGTGACAGCTTTGTGGCAGATCACGTTATTGTCACTGTACCACTAG GATTCCTAAAGAAACAATCAAGCGATTTCTTCAGCCCTCCTCTTCCCCCAAGCAAAACGCAGGCTATTAAGAATTTGGGGTTTGGAACCAATAATAAAATTTTGTTAGAATTCGAGAAACCCTTTTGGGAAGCGAATACTACTGTTATCCAATTACTATGGGAAGGTGATTCTCCTCTTACTGAACCCAAGAAAGACTTGAAAAAGAATTGGATGAGAAAACTGCCTGTGTTTGTGGTCCTGGAACCCCCAGAACA CCTGGGGCATGTGTTGTGTGGCTTCCTTGCTGGTGAGGAGTCTGAATTTATGGAAACATTAACAGAAGAAGAGATTCTTTCGTCAATGACAGATTTGTTTAGAAGATTCACAG GTCGACAACTGTGA